The Streptomyces sp. P9-A4 genome contains a region encoding:
- a CDS encoding ABC transporter permease: MSTTTAVPRAPRSATAAVLRTEARLFTREPGALFWVMIAPTVLLTILGLIPSFREAVPELGGRRTIDVYVPVAVLFALIMSGLNAMPPVLAGYRERGILRRMSTTPVRPGALLTAQLVLHAVAALVSSCLVIGVGRVAFGVALPENLVGYGLALVLAVAGGLALGGAVCAVSRTQKIATALGSVVFFPTMFTAGVWVPVQAMPDTLQRIVQFTPYGAASRALDAAASGGWPAGAALAVMAVWTVLLTGASVRWFRWQ; this comes from the coding sequence ATGAGCACGACCACCGCCGTACCCCGCGCCCCGCGTTCCGCCACCGCCGCCGTCCTGCGCACCGAGGCCCGGCTCTTCACCCGTGAGCCCGGCGCCCTGTTCTGGGTGATGATCGCGCCGACCGTGCTGCTCACGATCCTCGGCCTGATCCCCTCTTTCCGGGAGGCCGTCCCGGAGCTCGGCGGGCGCCGGACCATCGACGTCTACGTCCCCGTCGCCGTGCTCTTCGCCCTCATCATGTCCGGGCTCAACGCCATGCCCCCGGTCCTCGCCGGCTACCGGGAGCGCGGCATCCTGCGCAGGATGTCCACCACACCCGTACGCCCCGGAGCGCTGCTCACCGCCCAGCTCGTCCTGCACGCCGTCGCCGCGCTGGTCTCCTCGTGCCTGGTGATCGGGGTGGGCAGGGTCGCCTTCGGCGTCGCCCTGCCGGAGAACCTCGTGGGCTACGGACTCGCCCTGGTCCTCGCCGTGGCGGGAGGCCTGGCCCTCGGCGGAGCGGTGTGCGCGGTCTCCCGTACGCAGAAGATCGCCACGGCGCTCGGCTCGGTCGTCTTCTTCCCCACCATGTTCACGGCCGGTGTGTGGGTGCCGGTCCAGGCCATGCCGGATACGCTGCAGCGGATTGTCCAGTTCACCCCGTACGGCGCTGCTTCCCGGGCCCTGGACGCCGCCGCCTCCGGGGGCTGGCCCGCCGGGGCCGCGCTCGCCGTGATGGCGGTGTGGACGGTGCTGCTGACCGGTGCGTCGGTGCGCTGGTTCCGCTGGCAGTGA
- a CDS encoding TetR/AcrR family transcriptional regulator C-terminal domain-containing protein, translated as MTTEPPYLEIAAELRRRVHTGELSPGDRVPSTRAITREWGVAMATATKALAVLRQEGLVRPEPGVGTVVTASGAKAGAAPEAAPLSRERVVAAALLLADTEGLHALTMRRVATVLGVSTMSLYRHVPGKPELVRLMTDAACGEVPLGPVPADWRTGLEQGARWLRGVYARHPWLAHAMASFTRPVATPNAMAYTEWVLRALRGTPLTATQKLHTHLVIFAYVQGLSMADDLEEQARQDSGISDGEWMEQNEPRFDAIQSARSYPELASVTRDGGFGLDLRTLFEFGLGRTLDGIAAMIDETSG; from the coding sequence ATGACGACCGAGCCGCCCTATCTGGAGATCGCCGCCGAACTCCGCCGTCGCGTCCACACGGGGGAGCTGTCGCCCGGGGACCGGGTGCCGTCCACGCGGGCGATCACCCGTGAGTGGGGGGTGGCGATGGCCACGGCGACGAAGGCGCTCGCGGTGCTGCGCCAGGAGGGTCTTGTCCGCCCGGAGCCGGGGGTGGGCACGGTGGTGACGGCCTCGGGGGCGAAGGCGGGGGCGGCGCCGGAGGCGGCTCCGCTGTCGCGGGAGCGGGTGGTCGCGGCGGCGCTCCTGCTGGCGGACACGGAGGGCCTGCACGCGCTGACGATGCGCCGGGTGGCGACCGTGCTCGGGGTGTCCACGATGAGTCTGTACCGCCATGTGCCGGGCAAGCCGGAGCTGGTGCGGCTGATGACGGACGCGGCGTGCGGCGAGGTGCCGTTGGGTCCGGTGCCGGCGGACTGGCGGACCGGTCTGGAGCAGGGGGCGCGCTGGCTGCGCGGGGTGTACGCGCGGCATCCGTGGCTGGCGCACGCGATGGCCTCGTTCACGCGGCCGGTGGCGACGCCGAATGCGATGGCGTACACGGAGTGGGTGCTGCGGGCGCTGCGGGGCACTCCGCTGACGGCGACGCAGAAGCTGCACACCCATCTGGTGATCTTCGCCTATGTGCAGGGGCTGTCGATGGCGGACGACCTGGAGGAGCAGGCGCGTCAGGATTCGGGCATCTCCGACGGCGAGTGGATGGAACAGAACGAGCCACGGTTCGACGCGATCCAATCGGCGCGCTCGTACCCCGAGTTGGCCTCCGTCACCCGTGACGGCGGGTTCGGTCTCGATCTGCGGACTCTCTTCGAATTCGGGCTCGGGCGAACGCTGGACGGCATCGCGGCCATGATCGACGAAACGTCCGGTTAA
- a CDS encoding ABC transporter ATP-binding protein: MTAIEVRGLHKAYGGRKVVEGVSFEVGEGEVFGILGPNGAGKTTIVECVEGLRTPDEGLVRVCGYDPATQRAEITRLLGVQLQESELQAKLTVREALDLYASFYERPADRHALAERLGLQPHLGTRFGELSGGQKQRLFIALALIGDPRVVVLDELTTGLDPRARREVWELVESIRDGGVTVLLVTHFMEEAQRLCDRIAVLDQGRIAALDTPDGLIGRATAAKTISFAADTAIGPAELRSLPGAVSVETADGRTVLSGTDETVTAFVSLLARRGVTAGQLRVTDATLDDAYLDLTGTDHR, translated from the coding sequence ATGACAGCGATCGAGGTACGGGGACTGCACAAGGCGTACGGCGGCCGGAAGGTCGTGGAGGGGGTTTCCTTCGAGGTCGGTGAGGGCGAGGTCTTCGGGATCCTCGGTCCCAACGGCGCCGGCAAGACCACCATCGTGGAGTGCGTGGAGGGGCTGCGGACCCCCGACGAGGGCCTGGTCCGGGTCTGCGGGTACGACCCGGCCACCCAGCGGGCAGAGATCACCCGGCTCCTCGGCGTCCAGCTCCAGGAGAGCGAACTCCAGGCGAAGCTGACCGTCCGCGAGGCGCTCGACCTCTACGCCTCCTTCTACGAGCGGCCCGCCGACCGGCACGCGCTCGCCGAGCGGCTCGGCCTCCAGCCGCATCTGGGGACCCGCTTCGGGGAGCTGTCCGGCGGCCAGAAGCAGCGGCTCTTCATCGCCCTCGCCCTGATCGGGGACCCCCGGGTCGTCGTCCTCGACGAACTCACCACCGGCCTCGACCCGCGCGCCCGCCGGGAGGTCTGGGAACTCGTCGAGTCCATCAGGGACGGCGGCGTGACCGTGCTGCTCGTCACCCACTTCATGGAGGAGGCCCAGCGCCTCTGCGACCGGATCGCCGTCCTCGACCAGGGCAGGATCGCCGCGCTCGACACCCCCGACGGGCTGATCGGGCGGGCCACCGCCGCCAAGACGATCTCCTTCGCGGCCGACACCGCGATCGGCCCGGCCGAGCTGCGGTCCCTGCCCGGAGCCGTCTCCGTGGAGACGGCGGACGGCCGGACGGTCCTCAGCGGCACGGACGAGACCGTCACCGCCTTCGTCTCCCTCCTCGCCCGCCGGGGCGTCACCGCCGGACAGCTCCGGGTCACCGACGCCACCCTCGACGACGCCTACCTCGACCTGACAGGGACCGATCACCGATGA
- a CDS encoding ABC transporter ATP-binding protein encodes MPEKPVAPESPGPEAGPAATGTAADTDDGAGRSTVRVLLRLWPYVRPVRARLLAAAFVAIVASCLSLVIPLVLKWLVDGPVAERDPGGVWLGALYLLLLGITEAVLFGFRRWLVARPLSWVEARMRSELYGRLQRLPIAFHDRWASGQLLSRGTTDLMLVRMFLAFPLTFLLVNGVTILAGCVLLLAQDWSLGLVLLTPVVPLVIVCSVFEGRYGVVARRAQDQVGDLTTVVEESVLGIRIVKGFGRHRSQATAFRELSGRLRGTELAKARLLAMIWAVITFVPELAIGAALVLGTVQVADGDLSAGTLVAFLSTALALRWPVESIGFLLAMSQEAATATERYFEVMDAEEEPDAVPGPDPKAATDPADPKAATDPAPDLVPGGVRFEGVSFRYPDAPEGSPPVLDGVDLHIRPGETLALVGGTGSGKTTLTALVTRLHEASDGRILLDGEDIALMGRERLRSLVSMAFEEPTLFSASVGENVLMGAGGSAGEPELRRALGVAQADGFVDRLPEGTATQVGEQGLSLSGGQRQRLALARAVVGRPRFLVLDDPLSALDVHTEARVEAALRDVLRETTALVVAHRPSTVMLADRVALLSRGRIAAVGTHQELLRTSEEYAWLMSGEGKAGENGNR; translated from the coding sequence ATGCCCGAGAAACCTGTCGCCCCAGAGTCCCCCGGTCCCGAGGCCGGACCCGCCGCCACCGGTACCGCCGCTGATACCGACGACGGCGCCGGCCGGTCCACGGTCCGTGTCCTGCTCCGTCTCTGGCCGTACGTACGGCCCGTACGGGCGCGGCTGTTGGCCGCCGCGTTCGTCGCGATCGTCGCCTCCTGTCTGTCGCTCGTCATCCCGCTGGTCCTGAAGTGGCTGGTCGACGGGCCGGTCGCGGAACGCGACCCGGGCGGGGTGTGGCTGGGGGCGCTGTACCTGCTGCTGCTCGGCATCACCGAGGCGGTGCTCTTCGGCTTCCGGCGCTGGCTGGTGGCCCGTCCGCTGTCCTGGGTCGAGGCGCGGATGCGGTCCGAGCTGTACGGCAGGCTCCAGCGGCTGCCGATCGCCTTCCACGACCGCTGGGCCTCGGGGCAGCTGCTGTCGCGCGGCACGACCGATCTGATGCTGGTCCGGATGTTCCTGGCCTTCCCGCTGACGTTCCTCCTGGTCAATGGCGTGACGATCCTCGCGGGTTGTGTCCTGCTGCTCGCCCAGGACTGGTCGCTCGGCCTGGTGCTGCTGACTCCGGTCGTCCCGCTCGTGATCGTCTGCTCGGTCTTCGAGGGGCGGTACGGGGTGGTCGCGCGGCGCGCCCAGGACCAGGTGGGCGACCTGACGACGGTCGTCGAGGAGAGCGTCCTCGGCATCCGGATCGTCAAGGGCTTCGGCCGGCACCGCAGCCAGGCCACCGCCTTCCGCGAGCTGTCCGGCCGGCTGCGCGGTACGGAACTGGCCAAGGCCCGGCTGCTCGCGATGATCTGGGCGGTCATCACCTTCGTACCGGAACTGGCCATCGGGGCGGCGCTCGTCCTCGGCACGGTGCAGGTCGCGGACGGGGACCTGTCGGCGGGCACGCTCGTCGCGTTCCTGTCGACGGCGCTGGCGCTGCGCTGGCCGGTGGAGTCGATCGGCTTCCTGCTGGCGATGAGCCAGGAGGCGGCGACCGCGACGGAACGCTACTTCGAGGTGATGGACGCCGAGGAGGAACCGGACGCGGTTCCGGGCCCGGACCCGAAGGCGGCCACGGACCCGGCGGACCCGAAGGCGGCCACGGACCCGGCGCCCGACCTCGTACCCGGTGGCGTGCGGTTCGAAGGCGTGTCGTTCCGCTACCCGGACGCCCCGGAGGGCTCCCCGCCCGTCCTGGACGGCGTCGACCTCCACATCCGCCCCGGCGAGACCCTCGCCCTGGTCGGCGGCACCGGCTCCGGCAAGACCACGCTCACCGCCCTCGTCACGAGGCTGCACGAGGCCTCCGACGGCCGCATCCTGCTGGACGGCGAGGACATCGCCCTGATGGGCCGGGAGCGGCTGCGGTCCCTGGTGTCGATGGCCTTCGAGGAACCCACCCTGTTCTCCGCGAGCGTCGGGGAGAACGTCCTGATGGGCGCCGGCGGTTCGGCGGGCGAGCCGGAACTGCGGCGCGCCCTCGGGGTCGCGCAGGCGGACGGCTTCGTCGACCGGCTGCCCGAGGGCACCGCGACCCAGGTCGGCGAGCAGGGGCTGAGCCTGTCCGGCGGCCAGCGGCAGCGGCTCGCGCTGGCGCGGGCGGTCGTCGGCCGCCCCCGCTTCCTCGTCCTGGACGACCCGCTCTCCGCGCTCGACGTCCACACCGAGGCGCGGGTCGAGGCGGCCCTGCGCGACGTCCTGCGGGAGACGACCGCGCTGGTCGTGGCGCACCGCCCGTCCACCGTGATGCTGGCGGACCGGGTCGCGCTGCTGTCCCGGGGCCGGATCGCGGCCGTGGGCACCCATCAGGAACTGCTGCGGACCAGCGAGGAGTACGCCTGGCTGATGTCCGGCGAGGGCAAGGCCGGGGAGAACGGGAACCGATGA
- a CDS encoding ABC transporter ATP-binding protein has product MTDGTLTEITDTASAEPQAAPAAPPAAGDPFDRDDLPSPPGATGALLRSLLATHRVRVALAALVLLVKEAAVQAGPLLVAYAIDRGVPAFRAGDHGPVVAVALGYLLCAVLSGLLQYVFVRGAARVNQDVLLDLRGRIFRHAQILSVDFHERYTSGRLISRSTTDVESLRELLSEGLQELIGVVLSFVSISLVLLWLDLGIGAVAVASFLPLYFLVSLYRRRASRVFAERSTAIAGVIVKFAETMNGIRPVRAFRREPVNDAEFAVLNHRHERSNGDSSLEMARYVTGSRLVANTAVAGMCLWGAYRVASGSLELGVLAAAVLYMRRLYDPIDRLGMFLNSYESAAASLAKIAGLLAQEPGVPETAAPRELPARPGSPGREVVFDGVRFAYRTGGEVLPRFDLTVPAGQTVAVVGATGAGKSTLAKLLARFYDPTEGAVRLDGVDLRDLATPELRRGVVMVTQEAFLFSGTVAENIAIGRPDASRAQIEEAARAIGAHEFIAGLPDGYDTDVRKRGGRISAGQRQLVAFARALLADPAVLILDEATSSLDVPGERAVQRAMDTVLAGRTAVVIAHRLSTVEVADRVLVMESGRIIEDGPPSELVTGEGHYAGLHRAWRESLAG; this is encoded by the coding sequence ATGACCGACGGCACACTCACCGAGATCACGGACACCGCGTCCGCCGAGCCGCAGGCCGCCCCGGCCGCGCCTCCGGCGGCCGGCGACCCCTTCGACCGCGACGACCTGCCGTCCCCGCCCGGGGCGACGGGCGCGCTGCTCCGCTCCCTCCTGGCCACGCACCGCGTCCGGGTCGCGCTCGCCGCCCTCGTCCTGCTCGTCAAGGAGGCGGCCGTACAGGCGGGTCCGCTCCTCGTGGCGTACGCCATCGACAGGGGCGTCCCGGCGTTCCGGGCGGGCGACCACGGGCCGGTCGTCGCGGTGGCGCTCGGCTATCTGCTCTGCGCGGTCCTGTCCGGCCTCCTCCAGTACGTCTTCGTCCGCGGGGCCGCCCGCGTCAACCAGGACGTCCTGCTCGACCTGCGCGGCCGGATCTTCCGCCACGCCCAGATCCTGAGCGTCGACTTCCACGAGCGCTACACCTCGGGGCGGCTGATCTCCCGCTCGACCACGGACGTCGAGTCGCTGCGCGAACTGCTCTCGGAGGGCCTCCAGGAGCTGATCGGTGTCGTCCTGTCCTTCGTGTCGATCTCCCTGGTGCTGCTCTGGCTGGACCTGGGGATCGGGGCGGTGGCCGTGGCGTCCTTCCTGCCGCTGTACTTCCTGGTGAGCCTGTACCGGCGGCGCGCGAGCCGGGTGTTCGCCGAGCGTTCCACGGCCATCGCGGGCGTGATCGTGAAGTTCGCGGAGACCATGAACGGCATCCGCCCGGTCCGCGCGTTCCGCCGCGAGCCGGTCAACGACGCCGAGTTCGCGGTGCTCAACCACCGGCACGAGCGCAGCAACGGCGACTCGAGCCTGGAGATGGCCCGTTACGTCACCGGCTCGCGGCTCGTCGCGAACACGGCGGTCGCCGGGATGTGTCTGTGGGGCGCCTACCGGGTCGCCTCGGGCTCCCTGGAGCTGGGCGTCCTCGCGGCGGCGGTCCTGTACATGCGGCGGCTGTACGACCCGATCGACCGGCTCGGCATGTTCCTCAACTCCTACGAGTCGGCCGCCGCGTCCCTCGCGAAGATCGCGGGGCTGCTGGCGCAGGAGCCGGGGGTGCCGGAGACGGCGGCGCCCCGGGAGCTCCCCGCCCGCCCGGGCTCCCCGGGCCGCGAGGTCGTCTTCGACGGCGTGCGGTTCGCCTACCGCACGGGCGGCGAGGTCCTGCCCCGCTTCGACCTGACGGTCCCGGCGGGCCAGACGGTCGCCGTGGTGGGGGCGACGGGCGCGGGCAAGTCGACGCTCGCGAAGCTCCTGGCCCGCTTCTACGACCCCACGGAGGGCGCGGTGCGGCTGGACGGGGTGGACCTGCGCGACCTCGCCACCCCGGAACTGCGCCGGGGTGTCGTCATGGTGACGCAGGAGGCGTTCCTCTTCTCGGGGACGGTCGCCGAGAACATCGCGATCGGCCGGCCGGACGCGAGCCGGGCGCAGATCGAGGAGGCGGCGCGGGCGATCGGGGCGCACGAGTTCATCGCGGGCCTACCGGACGGCTACGACACGGACGTACGCAAGCGGGGCGGCCGGATCTCGGCGGGCCAGCGCCAGTTGGTCGCCTTCGCGCGGGCCCTGCTCGCGGACCCGGCGGTGCTGATCCTGGACGAGGCGACCAGCTCCCTGGACGTGCCGGGCGAGCGGGCGGTGCAGCGGGCGATGGACACGGTCCTGGCGGGCCGTACGGCCGTGGTGATCGCCCACCGGCTGTCCACGGTCGAGGTGGCGGACCGGGTCCTGGTGATGGAGTCGGGCCGCATCATCGAGGACGGCCCGCCTTCGGAACTGGTCACCGGGGAGGGGCACTACGCGGGGCTGCACCGGGCTTGGCGGGAGAGCCTGGCCGGCTGA
- a CDS encoding response regulator transcription factor: MIRVLLADDETMIRAGVRAILASDPGIEVVAEAGDGHEAVELAREHRPDVVLLDIRMPRLDGLGAAEELRGVLPDAAVVMLTTFSEDAFIARALGCGVSGFLLKSGDPRELIAGVRAVAGGGAALSPTVARRVIDTLGGERFTRAAEARTRLEPLTGREREVVALLGAGLSNQEIAERLYVVEGTVKAHVSAVLGRLGLRNRVQLAVLAYEAGLVPDA, encoded by the coding sequence ATGATCAGGGTGCTGCTGGCCGACGACGAGACGATGATCAGAGCCGGGGTGCGGGCCATCCTCGCCTCCGACCCGGGGATCGAGGTGGTCGCCGAGGCCGGCGACGGCCACGAGGCCGTCGAGCTCGCCCGCGAGCACCGGCCCGACGTCGTCCTCCTCGACATCCGGATGCCCCGGCTCGACGGACTCGGCGCCGCCGAGGAACTGCGCGGGGTCCTGCCGGACGCGGCCGTCGTCATGCTCACCACCTTCTCCGAGGACGCCTTCATCGCCCGCGCCCTCGGCTGCGGCGTCAGCGGCTTCCTGCTCAAGTCCGGGGACCCGCGCGAGCTGATCGCCGGGGTCCGGGCCGTCGCCGGGGGCGGCGCCGCCCTCTCCCCCACCGTCGCCCGCCGGGTCATCGACACCCTCGGCGGCGAGCGGTTCACCCGCGCGGCCGAGGCACGGACCCGCCTGGAGCCGCTCACCGGCCGGGAGCGGGAGGTCGTGGCCCTCCTCGGCGCGGGCCTCTCCAACCAGGAGATCGCCGAACGGCTGTACGTCGTCGAGGGCACCGTCAAGGCGCACGTGAGCGCCGTCCTCGGCCGGCTCGGCCTGCGCAACCGGGTGCAGCTCGCGGTCCTCGCGTACGAGGCGGGGCTGGTCCCCGATGCCTGA
- a CDS encoding M4 family metallopeptidase, whose product MRSTPSRRATATGALIAAAAMLTIGVQAGTASADPFAAAPSALSAGKPNPGKLPADLSPNERAALIKAADADKAATAKSLGLGAQEKLVVRDVVQDRDGTTHTRYERTYAGLPVLGGDLIVAETKAGAPAGVIKSNRATLAGVDLAATLAPAAAEKQAVGLAAAEGSKKAAADRAPRKVVWMAQGAPVLAYETVVGGLQHDGTPNELHVVTDAKSGAKLYEWQAIETGVGNTQYSGQVTLGTAPSYSLTDTTRGNHKTYDLNGGTSGTGTLFTNTTDTWGNGTTSNRATAGADAHYGAALTWDYYKNVHGRTGIKGDGVGAYSRVHYGNAYVNAFWSDSCFCMTYGDGTNNAKPLTSIDVAAHEMTHGVTSNTAGLVYSGESGGLNEATSDIFAAAVEFYANNASDPGDYLVGEKIDIRGNGTPLRYMDKPSKDGSSKDAWYSGIGSIDVHYSSGPANHFFYLLSEGSGAKTVNGVNYDSPTSDGLPVTGIGIDKARLIWFKALTTKFGSSTNYAGARTGAVAAATELYGAGSPEVKAVEDSFAAINVGPRSGGGTPPTGTSFENTADVAIPDAGAAVTSTVNVTGITGNAPSNLSVGVDIVHTWIGDLVVDLIAPDGSVYNLHNRTGSSADNIQQTYTVNASSEVANGAWKLRVQDKAGSDTGYINSFKLTFP is encoded by the coding sequence GTGAGATCCACGCCCAGCCGTCGTGCCACCGCGACCGGCGCCCTGATCGCTGCCGCCGCCATGCTCACCATCGGTGTGCAGGCCGGTACCGCCTCGGCCGACCCCTTCGCGGCGGCCCCGTCGGCGCTGTCCGCGGGCAAGCCCAACCCCGGCAAGCTGCCGGCCGACCTCTCCCCCAACGAGCGCGCCGCGCTCATCAAGGCGGCGGACGCGGACAAGGCCGCCACGGCCAAGTCCCTCGGCCTCGGCGCCCAGGAGAAGCTGGTCGTCCGCGACGTCGTCCAGGACCGCGACGGCACCACCCACACGCGCTACGAGCGCACCTACGCCGGACTCCCCGTCCTCGGCGGTGACCTGATCGTCGCCGAGACCAAGGCCGGTGCCCCCGCCGGGGTCATCAAGTCCAACCGCGCCACGCTCGCGGGCGTCGACCTCGCCGCCACCCTCGCCCCGGCCGCCGCCGAGAAGCAGGCCGTCGGCCTCGCCGCCGCGGAGGGCTCGAAGAAGGCCGCCGCCGACCGCGCCCCGCGCAAGGTCGTGTGGATGGCCCAGGGCGCGCCCGTCCTCGCGTACGAGACCGTCGTCGGCGGCCTCCAGCACGACGGCACCCCGAACGAGCTGCACGTCGTGACGGACGCGAAGTCCGGCGCGAAGCTCTACGAGTGGCAGGCCATCGAGACCGGCGTCGGCAACACGCAGTACAGCGGCCAGGTGACCCTCGGCACCGCGCCCTCCTACTCGCTGACCGACACCACCCGCGGCAACCACAAGACGTACGACCTCAACGGCGGTACGTCGGGCACCGGGACGCTGTTCACCAACACCACGGACACGTGGGGCAACGGCACCACGTCCAACCGGGCCACCGCGGGCGCCGACGCGCACTACGGCGCCGCGCTCACGTGGGACTACTACAAGAACGTGCACGGCCGCACCGGCATCAAGGGTGACGGCGTCGGCGCGTACTCCCGCGTCCACTACGGCAACGCCTACGTGAACGCGTTCTGGTCCGACTCCTGCTTCTGCATGACCTACGGCGACGGCACGAACAACGCCAAGCCGCTCACGTCCATCGACGTGGCCGCGCACGAGATGACGCACGGCGTCACCTCCAACACGGCCGGCCTGGTCTACAGCGGCGAGTCCGGCGGCCTCAACGAGGCCACCTCGGACATCTTCGCGGCGGCGGTCGAGTTCTACGCCAACAACGCCAGCGACCCGGGCGACTACCTCGTCGGCGAGAAGATCGACATCCGCGGCAACGGCACCCCGCTGCGCTACATGGACAAGCCGAGCAAGGACGGCTCGTCCAAGGACGCCTGGTACTCGGGCATCGGTTCGATCGACGTCCACTACTCCTCGGGCCCGGCGAACCACTTCTTCTACCTGCTCTCCGAGGGCAGCGGCGCCAAGACCGTCAACGGCGTGAACTACGACTCGCCGACCTCCGACGGCCTGCCGGTCACCGGCATCGGCATCGACAAGGCCCGGCTGATCTGGTTCAAGGCGCTCACCACCAAGTTCGGCTCCTCGACCAACTACGCCGGCGCCCGCACGGGTGCCGTCGCGGCGGCCACCGAGCTGTACGGCGCCGGCAGCCCCGAGGTCAAGGCCGTGGAGGACTCCTTCGCCGCCATCAACGTGGGTCCGCGCTCCGGTGGCGGCACCCCGCCCACCGGCACCTCCTTCGAGAACACGGCCGACGTCGCCATCCCGGACGCCGGCGCCGCGGTCACCTCGACGGTCAACGTCACCGGCATCACCGGCAACGCGCCGAGCAACCTCTCCGTCGGCGTGGACATCGTCCACACCTGGATCGGTGACCTCGTCGTCGACCTGATCGCCCCCGACGGCTCGGTCTACAACCTGCACAACCGGACCGGCAGCAGCGCGGACAACATCCAGCAGACCTACACCGTGAACGCCTCCTCCGAGGTCGCCAACGGTGCCTGGAAGCTCCGCGTCCAGGACAAGGCCGGGTCGGACACCGGCTACATCAACAGCTTCAAGCTGACCTTCCCGTAA
- a CDS encoding MFS transporter encodes MTLLAPPDSEPRPALAGRREWTALGVLMLPLLLVSMDVSILYFAIPSISADLRPGATQQLWILDTYGFVLAGLLVTMGALGDRVGRRRMLLGGAALFGVASVAAAYAHTPGALIGARALLGVAGACLMPATLALIRVLFPDPAQRAKAVTLWTSVMASGISLGPVVSGALVEHFWWGSVFLINLPAMALLLVLGPLLLPESKGAAATGRFDLLSAALSLASLLTLVGGIKELAKNGWAPLPALAVLLGLLLAGVFLRRQTRLAHPMIDLGLLRNRAYGGSVLVNLLAMAATVGFAVFLTQYLQSVLGQSPFEAALWSLVPTGGVLVAAPAAAGLAGKIDRAYVMAGGFLLSAAGFAWLGAVDRATPLWVVLVGSAVYAGGLVSAMTLANELALGAAPPERAGAAAAVLESGQELGGALGMAVLGAVGAAVYTSAMPASAPAAARETLGGALDSSGAVLDAAREAFVSAMSGAAVGAAALMATAAVLSLVLLRTRPGHEAR; translated from the coding sequence ATGACACTCCTCGCACCCCCCGATTCCGAGCCCCGCCCCGCCCTCGCGGGCCGCCGCGAATGGACCGCCCTCGGCGTCCTCATGCTGCCGCTGCTGCTCGTCTCCATGGACGTCTCCATCCTCTACTTCGCCATCCCCTCCATCAGCGCCGACCTACGGCCCGGAGCCACCCAGCAGCTCTGGATCCTCGACACCTACGGCTTCGTCCTCGCCGGCCTCCTCGTCACCATGGGCGCCCTCGGCGACCGCGTCGGACGCCGCAGGATGCTGCTCGGCGGGGCCGCGCTGTTCGGCGTCGCCTCCGTCGCCGCCGCCTACGCCCACACCCCCGGCGCGCTCATCGGCGCCCGCGCCCTGCTCGGCGTCGCCGGAGCCTGCCTCATGCCCGCCACCCTCGCCCTCATCCGGGTGCTGTTCCCGGACCCCGCGCAGCGCGCCAAGGCCGTCACCCTGTGGACCTCCGTCATGGCGAGCGGCATCTCCCTCGGCCCCGTCGTCAGCGGCGCGCTCGTCGAGCACTTCTGGTGGGGGTCCGTCTTCCTGATCAACCTGCCCGCCATGGCCCTGCTCCTGGTCCTCGGACCCCTGCTGCTCCCCGAGTCCAAGGGCGCCGCCGCCACCGGCCGGTTCGACCTGCTCAGCGCGGCCCTCTCGCTCGCGAGCCTGCTGACGCTCGTCGGCGGCATCAAGGAACTCGCCAAGAACGGCTGGGCCCCCCTGCCCGCGCTCGCCGTGCTCCTCGGCCTCCTCCTCGCCGGCGTCTTCCTGCGCCGGCAGACCCGGCTCGCCCACCCCATGATCGACCTCGGCCTCCTGCGGAACCGGGCCTACGGCGGCTCCGTGCTCGTCAACCTGCTCGCCATGGCGGCGACGGTCGGCTTCGCCGTCTTCCTCACCCAGTACCTGCAGTCCGTCCTCGGCCAGAGCCCGTTCGAGGCGGCGCTGTGGAGCCTCGTGCCCACCGGAGGCGTCCTCGTCGCCGCGCCGGCCGCCGCCGGGCTCGCCGGCAAGATCGACCGCGCGTACGTCATGGCCGGCGGGTTCCTCCTCTCGGCCGCCGGCTTCGCCTGGCTCGGCGCCGTCGACCGGGCCACCCCGCTCTGGGTGGTGCTCGTCGGCAGCGCCGTCTACGCGGGCGGCCTGGTCTCCGCGATGACCCTCGCCAACGAACTCGCCCTCGGCGCCGCCCCGCCCGAGCGCGCCGGAGCGGCCGCCGCCGTCCTCGAATCGGGCCAGGAACTCGGCGGGGCGCTCGGCATGGCCGTCCTCGGCGCGGTCGGCGCGGCCGTCTACACCTCCGCGATGCCGGCCTCGGCCCCGGCGGCGGCCAGGGAGACGCTGGGCGGTGCGCTGGACTCCTCGGGAGCGGTGCTCGACGCGGCGCGGGAGGCGTTCGTGTCGGCGATGAGCGGGGCGGCGGTGGGGGCGGCGGCCCTGATGGCGACGGCGGCGGTGCTTTCGCTGGTTCTGTTGCGGACCCGGCCCGGCCACGAGGCCCGGTGA